The Streptomyces sp. NBC_01775 genome includes a region encoding these proteins:
- a CDS encoding MFS transporter — translation MSNKRPGGESLPSAPSTATDRSPDREVPAATPAPAPDPKRWWALAVIALAQLMVILDGTIVNIALPSAQRALGMSDADRQWVITAYTLAFGGLLLLGGRIADLVGRKRTFVIGLAGFAAASALGGAAAGSGMLFAARALQGAFAAVLAPSALSLLTTTFTDPKERARAFGVYGALAGGGSAVGLIVGGLLTEYLNWRWSLYVNVPIALAALLGAPAFLRDRSRRRGGHLDVPGALLGCGGLVALVYGFSEAEPRGWTSPSVLTLLVAGVILLAAFVWWQSRAASPMLPLRIVKDRVRAGSLATMGLATIGMFGVFLFLTYYLQVVLGYPPVRTGLAFVPISAGIVIGATQIAARLLPRTAPRTLMSSGMVLAAVGMVLLSRLTVHAQYVPHVLPALLLLGLGMGLTFMPVYATATAGVPAQDAGVASAVLNTVQQMGASLGTVLLNTIATGATSRYVHSHVHDPGHSGATLNEGMVHGFSVAYWCSAGVLLLAALVAGLTVRHKTPKPAGNDAPA, via the coding sequence ATGAGCAACAAACGTCCCGGAGGGGAATCCCTCCCGTCCGCCCCTTCCACGGCCACCGACCGTTCCCCGGACCGCGAGGTTCCCGCCGCGACTCCGGCACCGGCACCGGATCCGAAGCGCTGGTGGGCGCTGGCCGTCATCGCCCTCGCCCAGCTGATGGTGATCCTTGACGGCACCATCGTGAACATCGCGCTGCCCTCCGCCCAGCGCGCTCTCGGCATGTCGGACGCCGACCGGCAGTGGGTGATCACCGCCTACACGCTGGCCTTCGGCGGGCTGCTGCTGCTCGGCGGCCGGATCGCCGATCTGGTGGGCCGCAAGCGCACCTTCGTCATCGGCCTGGCCGGGTTCGCCGCGGCCTCCGCGCTGGGCGGCGCGGCGGCCGGTTCCGGGATGCTGTTCGCGGCGCGGGCCCTGCAAGGTGCGTTCGCGGCGGTCCTGGCGCCCTCGGCCCTGTCGCTGCTGACGACGACGTTCACCGACCCCAAGGAGCGGGCCAGGGCGTTCGGGGTCTACGGTGCGCTGGCCGGCGGCGGCAGCGCGGTCGGGCTGATCGTGGGCGGTCTGCTGACCGAGTACCTGAACTGGCGCTGGTCCCTGTACGTCAACGTGCCCATCGCGCTGGCCGCCCTGCTCGGCGCACCGGCCTTCCTGCGCGACCGCTCCCGCCGCCGGGGCGGGCACCTGGACGTGCCGGGCGCGCTGCTGGGCTGCGGCGGGCTCGTCGCCCTCGTGTACGGCTTCAGCGAGGCCGAACCTCGCGGCTGGACCAGCCCGTCGGTGCTCACGCTGCTCGTGGCCGGCGTGATCTTGCTCGCCGCCTTCGTGTGGTGGCAGAGCCGCGCGGCGAGCCCGATGCTGCCGCTGCGCATTGTCAAGGACCGTGTCCGGGCCGGATCGCTCGCGACGATGGGCTTGGCCACCATCGGCATGTTCGGCGTCTTCCTGTTCCTGACGTACTACCTGCAGGTCGTCCTCGGCTACCCGCCGGTGCGGACGGGCCTGGCCTTCGTGCCGATTTCGGCCGGTATCGTCATCGGCGCGACCCAGATCGCGGCCCGCCTGCTGCCACGGACGGCGCCGCGCACCTTGATGTCGTCCGGCATGGTGCTGGCCGCCGTCGGCATGGTGCTGCTCAGCAGGCTGACCGTGCATGCGCAGTACGTCCCGCACGTGCTGCCCGCCCTGCTGCTGCTCGGTCTGGGCATGGGCCTGACCTTCATGCCGGTCTACGCGACGGCCACCGCCGGCGTGCCCGCGCAGGACGCCGGTGTGGCCTCGGCTGTCCTCAACACCGTTCAGCAGATGGGCGCTTCGCTGGGCACCGTACTGCTCAACACCATCGCCACCGGCGCCACCAGCCGTTACGTCCACTCGCACGTGCACGATCCGGGCCACAGCGGCGCGACCCTCAACGAAGGCATGGTGCACGGCTTCTCCGTCGCCTACTGGTGCTCGGCGGGCGTCCTGCTGCTCGCCGCCCTGGTAGCGGGCCTCACCGTACGGCACAAGACGCCGAAGCCCGCCGGAAATGACGCACCGGCCTAG
- a CDS encoding FBP domain-containing protein encodes MKPLTEHDIRTSFVNCSKGEAKRLPLPKNLADLDHWDDLDFLGWFDLSAPDRRYLVVERADELVGLSLRSASGNRGFLHRSLCSLCLTTHPGSGVSLMTAPKAGPAGRRGNSVGLYICADLDCSLYVRGRKKAAPGGRMEEYLTVEQQIERLRGNLDAFVERVFH; translated from the coding sequence ATGAAACCCCTGACCGAGCACGACATCCGTACCTCGTTCGTCAACTGCTCGAAGGGCGAGGCCAAACGCCTCCCCCTGCCCAAGAACCTGGCGGACCTCGACCACTGGGACGACCTGGACTTCCTGGGCTGGTTCGATCTGTCCGCGCCCGATCGCAGGTATCTCGTCGTCGAACGCGCCGATGAACTCGTCGGCCTGTCCCTGCGCTCCGCTTCCGGCAACCGCGGCTTCCTGCACCGCAGCCTGTGCTCGCTGTGCCTGACCACGCATCCCGGCAGCGGCGTCTCCCTCATGACCGCCCCCAAGGCAGGCCCGGCCGGCCGCAGAGGCAACTCGGTGGGCCTCTACATCTGCGCCGACCTGGACTGCTCGTTGTACGTACGGGGCAGGAAGAAGGCGGCACCGGGCGGGCGCATGGAGGAGTACCTCACTGTCGAGCAGCAGATCGAGCGCCTGCGCGGCAACCTCGACGCGTTCGTGGAGCGGGTATTCCACTGA